DNA sequence from the Chitinophaga flava genome:
ATTTCGGCAGCCATTTCCCTGATACGTTGCTGCAGTTCAGTGGCGCCAATATAAGGCTGGAACTTCTTGTCATGCACCTGAATAACCGACATAATACTACTTCATTTCCTAATTTAACAATGATAAGCAGGAAAAGGATCACTGCTTACTTATTCACTAACAGGCGCTGTCCTATTTTAATATCGAAGCCCTGCAAATTATTCCATTCCTGTAACTGGGTTACAGATTTGTTGTACATCCTGGCAATACCGTACAGCGTTTCTTTGGGCTGTACATCGTGATAACGGGTACCCGCTTGTGGAACCGGTGCGGGTGCCGGTGCAGGCTTGTACACCGGAGGCTGAGGCGCCGGTGCAGGCGTAGATGCTGGTGGCAGCGTAGCTTTAGCCGTACCATTAGTACCCACATCTCCTACTTTTTTCAGGTCTTCCACCATGCCTGTTGGTACACCACCCTGCTGGGGAGCAGGTTTGGATTCCGGCACAGCGGCCACTCCACCCTGGGTTGGTTTGCCCATTTCTTCCTTCATCTTATCGATTTCCTTGCGGGGAGAAAAATCTTCCGGTGGTTCCTGATCTTCTTCTTTTAATATCCGGGTGTTTTTAGCCAGACGGGGAGCATTGGAGGCATAGCCGTCGAGCGTAAGGCGCTGGCCTGCTGCCGGCTCTTCCCCTTCATACATCTTGTTGCGGCGGCGCAACCATCTCAAACGCATACCTTCAGCCTGCGCAATGTCGTGCATGGTTTCTCCATTGCTTACACTGTGAAACTCCTTGCTGCCTCTTTTACCTTTCTTTTGCAGGAAGATAAACATGTCTTTACGGGGAGGATTATCGTTTTCCAGATCGTTGAAGCGCACCAGTTTGCTAAGGCGGATACTGTGCTGGCTGGCCAGTTGAATCAGGGAGGTACCGGCTTTTACGAATACCACTCTACGGCCGTTAATCTCAAACACACCTTTGGGGTAGTTGCCGGCTACCGGCTTATTATATCCCGTATGGTTGTTTTTGGAAGAGGTTGGTTTGGTATCTGGTTTATTGTTATTGCCGGCATATATGGGTGTTTTTTCATCAAAGCTACCTTGTTCCGGGGCAGCTTTACCCATAGCGATCAGCGTGTATAACTGCAGGTTATTGTCTTCAATAATCTTGATCAGCTGTTGCGGATAGGTTTTATTGGTAGCATAACCAGCCTGTTTAAGTCCGAAAGCCCAGGATTTGTAATCATCGGCATCAAACTGGAACAGGAAAGAATAGCGGGGATTGTTGCGTAAAAAGTCGGAGTGGTCCTTATAGGAGTCTCTGGCATTGTCGTATACGCGGAAACATTCCTGAGCGGCATCGTCATCATATCGGATGGTTTTACCGGTCCAGGTGTTTTTACATTTGATACCGAAGTGGTTGTTGGACTGCAAACACAGGGTACCGTTACCGGACTGTGTTTCGAGAATACCCTGTGCCAGTTTGATAGCTGCGGGCACGCCACTGCGGCGCATTTCATCGATAGCGATGCTTTTATAGGTAGCAATGTACTGCTGAGTGGTCATTTTCTGAGCCTTCAGCATCAGCGGCAAGCAGCCAATAAGAAAACTGACTACCAACAAAAATTTTCTTACTTGCATGTTTTGTCGAATTTAATGGGCATGGTTAGGTGCTGATTTTATTTTTTTCTGATCAGCAGGAGGCCATCGCGCAGGGTGATCAACACCTGTTCTGCACGGTCATCGGCCAGCACTTTTTCACAGAATCTCACCATGGCTTTGGCCTGACTGCCCTGCTCATTTTCCGGCTGTAATACCTGTCCGTGATACAGTACATTGTCGGCCAGGATAAATCCGCCGGGGCGTAATTTTTCCCAAACCAGGTCGTAATAATGTACATAACCGGCTTTGTCAGCATCAATAAACACGAGGTCAAACACTTCATCCAGTGAATCGATCACTTCGGCTGCTTTACCAATATGCATTTTTATTTTATCAGAATACCCGGATGCTTCAAAATACTGAAGGCAAAGGGTTTCCAGTTCTTCATTGATATCTACAGTATGGAGCATTCCATCTTCCGGGAGGCCGGCAGCCAGACAAATAGCGGAATAGCCGGTATAAGTGCCCAGTTCCAGAATACGGCGCGGACGTATCATGTGACTCACCATCTGCAAAAAACGGCCCTGTACATGGCCGCTGAGCATATGTGGCAACTCCACTTTCAGATGCGTTTCACGATTTAATTTATACAGCACCTCACCTTCCGGACTAGTATACTTCTCTGAAAATGCCTCTGCTGCCGCTGATATGAGCTCCATATAAAAAATTTCTGCAAAACTATGAAAAAAGCGGTTGTGATGAGCCTGCAAGTAAAAACCCGCATATGGACAACAGTTATACACATAACGTTACCGCACCGGAATTTATTCTGTTCCGGTAACGGGCAGGTATATCCGTGTCCGGCCACCAGTAGCCGGACACGGCAGTATTAAAAGTTAGGTCTGAGTTTATTGGTGGTATAAAATACCCGGAAATACTCCACTACTTCATCAGCTGTATCAAACAGTTTCAGCAATCCGAGGTCCTGTGGGTTGATATTGCTCTCTTTTTCCATCATCACGGTACGGATCCACTCCAGCAAACCGCTCCAGTATTCGCGGCCTACCAGTACCATTGGAGTTTCCTCCATTTTTTTAGTCTGGATAAGGGTAGCTACTTCAAAAAATTCATCCATGGTACCAAATCCACCGGGCATCATTACAAAACCCTGAGAATATTTGGTGAACATTACTTTGCGGACAAAGAAATAATCGAAGTTGAGTCGTTTATCGGGATCAATAAAACCATTGGGATTCTGCTCATGCGGCAGGGTGATATTGGCACCTACCGATTTTCCATGTGCTGCCTGGGCACCCTTGTTGGCCGCCTCCATTACACCCGGACCACCACCGGTAATGATACCAAATCCTTCTTCCGCCAGTCTTTTGGCTATATCCTGTGCCAGGTCGTAATAACGGTTGCCGGGTTTGGTACGGGCAGAGCCGAATATAGAGATACAAGGTCCTATTTTAGCGAGTGACTCAAAGCCATCTACGAATTCCGCCATGATCTTGAATATCTGCCAGCTGGAATGCGCTCTTGTTTCTGTCCAGTCCCTTTCTTTGAGATTTTTTAAACTATCATTCATGCCATTGCTATTTTTTACAATTTAAGGTATCCCACTCCACACGCGAATACAGGACACCCTTGTAATTTATGGAATTTATTGGCTTTCTACCCTATAAATCAAAAAAGCAGGTAACTTAAAAGAAACCCGCTTTACATTTAACACGTTATGAACATGCAGCCATGTCGTTTAAAACCTGGCTGCAGAAACGTTGCTAAAGTTGGTTAATACGATATTGACTGAATAATCTGAAAATCAAAGGCAGTTGCCGGCAATTGTTTTCATAACGTTTCATAGGACCCGAATAAATCAGATCAGATTTAATTTATTAATTATTTAGATGAAAAACAACTGTGATTTGTTTGATTTTTATGATGATGTGATGAGCGGAAATTTTGAATGACATAAAAAGAGAAGCGCCCATATTGATAAAAATCAATGGGCGCTTTTTTACAGGCTTTATAAAAAATTATTACTGATAATTTTATGATGATTCATCTCACCTACACATTCTTATACATCATATTCATCATCTAAATCAAAAGTTATCAGCGGTTGCAGTTGTCAGTTCTTCTGCCAAACCAAAAGACAGTGTCATACCGGCTCCGCTGAGTGCATTTACAACTGTGACACCTTTCTCCGGAGACATCACCAGTTCGGTGCCACCGTTGGTGAGTTTAGGATAGATACCATGCCATTGTTCCTGAATGGTATAAGTAGGTGCATCCAGGAAAGTATGCATGTATTTCAGGATAAGATCATTGATGAATGCTTTGTCAAATGGTTCGAAGTCCGGACCATATTCATGAGAGTCACCGATGGTCAGTTCTCCTGCGCCGTTCTGGGAGATAAGAAGATGGATGCCCCATTTCACGTATTCCGGCATCTCTTCCTGAAAACGTTGTTTCAGAGGAACCAATGCAGCACAGTCGTTGAAAGAAGCGTAGTGCGCCAGGGTAAGACCGGCACATAATGCAGGGCCCAGCTGCCAGTTGCCTGGCTGCGGAATGGTACGCATCATCTGCAGTTTACATTTGGTCAGCGGTGCGGTAGCATAGGCTGCCGGGTATAATGTTTCGAAATCTGCGCCGCTGCATACATACACCTGATCCACTCTCCAGCGTTCGTCTTTTGTTTCGATATACGGCATACTGATACCGTTGACAGCAGTATTAAAACGAACGATCACGTTCAGTTTTTCTTCCAGGTACTTTGCAATGGTAGCGCTGGCAACACGGGGGTTGACCGTCATTTCTGTAGGGCTCCACAGGGCGCCTTTCAGACCGTCTGTTTTAATAGCGCTGGTATATTTACCAATATTGCCTGGAGTGATCAGCTCACAGTTAAATCCGTTGCCAGGAGCGGCCTGGGCAAATTCTTCCAGTACAGCCAGTTCGTCCTTTTCGTATACGAGGTGCAGAGAACCTGTTTCCTGGCATTGCAGACCAGTGGCGGCAGCAATTTCCTTCCATACGCTGCGGCTATGCATAGCACGGTCGTACATCTTACCGGCACGCTGACCTATAGGCCATACCAGCCCGAAGTTGCGGATAGAAGCGCTGATAGCTTTGCTGTTTCTTTCAAATAAAACTACTTTTTTGCCTTTGACAGCCAGCTTGTAAGCCATGGCCAGTCCTACTATGCCTGCGCCTACTACCGCTACGTCAGCTTGTTGTTGTTGCATGATTGCTGTTAATAAGAATGCGTTTACAATATAGATAACAATTCATCTAAAGAGGCCACCAGATGGGTATGTGGTCCTTTTTCCAGTTCTTCACGGGTATAGGCGCCGGTGGTTACACCTACTACATAACGGCAACCTGCGTTGGTACCTTCTTCCAGATCAGAAATAGTATCTCCGATTTTGGCTACCTGGGCAATACTGCGTATTTCCAGTTGTTCCATGATACGGTACACCATATACGGATAAGGGCGGCCATAAGGCACTTCATCGCTAGTAGCTACTGCGTCTACCAGTCCCTGTTGCAGCCAGCCGGTGCGCTCCAGGATCACATTGGTGATGTCTCTGTCAAAGCCGGTATCCAGCGCCACTTTGATACCTTTTTGCCGTAATGCCGCAAATACGGCGGATACGCCTTGTTTTTCACGGACAGTGCTGTCGGTGGCATAGTGTTTTTTCATGTCTTCCACGAACCTGGTATGCAGCTCCCTGATAAAGCTTTCATCTGCAAAACGTGCATCGTTTTTCTGTTTCAGCAGATAACGGATCGCATAAGGTT
Encoded proteins:
- a CDS encoding glucosaminidase domain-containing protein; this translates as MQVRKFLLVVSFLIGCLPLMLKAQKMTTQQYIATYKSIAIDEMRRSGVPAAIKLAQGILETQSGNGTLCLQSNNHFGIKCKNTWTGKTIRYDDDAAQECFRVYDNARDSYKDHSDFLRNNPRYSFLFQFDADDYKSWAFGLKQAGYATNKTYPQQLIKIIEDNNLQLYTLIAMGKAAPEQGSFDEKTPIYAGNNNKPDTKPTSSKNNHTGYNKPVAGNYPKGVFEINGRRVVFVKAGTSLIQLASQHSIRLSKLVRFNDLENDNPPRKDMFIFLQKKGKRGSKEFHSVSNGETMHDIAQAEGMRLRWLRRRNKMYEGEEPAAGQRLTLDGYASNAPRLAKNTRILKEEDQEPPEDFSPRKEIDKMKEEMGKPTQGGVAAVPESKPAPQQGGVPTGMVEDLKKVGDVGTNGTAKATLPPASTPAPAPQPPVYKPAPAPAPVPQAGTRYHDVQPKETLYGIARMYNKSVTQLQEWNNLQGFDIKIGQRLLVNK
- a CDS encoding O-methyltransferase, translated to MELISAAAEAFSEKYTSPEGEVLYKLNRETHLKVELPHMLSGHVQGRFLQMVSHMIRPRRILELGTYTGYSAICLAAGLPEDGMLHTVDINEELETLCLQYFEASGYSDKIKMHIGKAAEVIDSLDEVFDLVFIDADKAGYVHYYDLVWEKLRPGGFILADNVLYHGQVLQPENEQGSQAKAMVRFCEKVLADDRAEQVLITLRDGLLLIRKK
- a CDS encoding LOG family protein, whose amino-acid sequence is MNDSLKNLKERDWTETRAHSSWQIFKIMAEFVDGFESLAKIGPCISIFGSARTKPGNRYYDLAQDIAKRLAEEGFGIITGGGPGVMEAANKGAQAAHGKSVGANITLPHEQNPNGFIDPDKRLNFDYFFVRKVMFTKYSQGFVMMPGGFGTMDEFFEVATLIQTKKMEETPMVLVGREYWSGLLEWIRTVMMEKESNINPQDLGLLKLFDTADEVVEYFRVFYTTNKLRPNF
- a CDS encoding TIGR03364 family FAD-dependent oxidoreductase — protein: MQQQQADVAVVGAGIVGLAMAYKLAVKGKKVVLFERNSKAISASIRNFGLVWPIGQRAGKMYDRAMHSRSVWKEIAAATGLQCQETGSLHLVYEKDELAVLEEFAQAAPGNGFNCELITPGNIGKYTSAIKTDGLKGALWSPTEMTVNPRVASATIAKYLEEKLNVIVRFNTAVNGISMPYIETKDERWRVDQVYVCSGADFETLYPAAYATAPLTKCKLQMMRTIPQPGNWQLGPALCAGLTLAHYASFNDCAALVPLKQRFQEEMPEYVKWGIHLLISQNGAGELTIGDSHEYGPDFEPFDKAFINDLILKYMHTFLDAPTYTIQEQWHGIYPKLTNGGTELVMSPEKGVTVVNALSGAGMTLSFGLAEELTTATADNF
- a CDS encoding phosphonatase-like hydrolase, which codes for MEIQLAVFDIAGTTLHDESNVAKVLQQTILLAGVEVTLEEVNEVMGYAKPYAIRYLLKQKNDARFADESFIRELHTRFVEDMKKHYATDSTVREKQGVSAVFAALRQKGIKVALDTGFDRDITNVILERTGWLQQGLVDAVATSDEVPYGRPYPYMVYRIMEQLEIRSIAQVAKIGDTISDLEEGTNAGCRYVVGVTTGAYTREELEKGPHTHLVASLDELLSIL